Sequence from the Lysobacter capsici genome:
GGCCGAACAGCCGGCCATGGCGCTGTGGGCGCCGATGTGGACGTTGTGGCCGATCTGGATCTGGTTGTCGAGGCGGACGTCCTCTTCGAGCACGGTGTCCTCGATCGCGCCGCGGTCGATGGTGGTGTTGGCGCCGATCTCGCAATCGTCGCCGATCGACACGCCGCCGAGCTGCGGCACCTTGAGCCAGCGGCCGGCCTCCATCGCCAGGCCGAAGCCGTCGGCGCCGAGCACCGCGCCGGGATGGATCAGCACGCGCTGGCCCAGGCGCACCCGGGTCACCAGGGTCACCCGCGCGATTAGCTCGCTGCCGGCGCCGACCACGCAGTCCTCGCCGATCACGCAGCCCGGGCCGATCATCGCGCCGGCCTCGATGCGGCTGCGCGCGCCGATGCTGACGAACGGGCCGATGTGCGCCTCGGGCGACACCTGCGCGCTGGGATCGATCACGGCGGAGGCATGGATGCCGGGTTCGCGCACCGGCTTGGGTTCGAACAGCGCCGAGATCTTGGCGAAGGCGGCGTAGGGATCGCGCGCGATCAGCGCGGTGCCGGCATGCTCGCGGGCGTCGTCTTCGCGCATGACCACGATGCTCGCCTGGCTGGCGAGCAGTTGCGCGCGGTATTTGGGATTGGCCAGGAACGCGAGCTGGCCGGGGCCGGCCTTGGCCAGCGTGCCGACGCCGCTTACCCGCGCGTCGGCGTTGCCGTGCAGGCCGAGCGCATAGCGCTCGGCCAATTCGCCTGCTGAGTAACTGAGTTCGTCCACGTCGCCTTGCGGTCCGCAGACCGCGCTCAGAACGTACCGCCGAAGGTGAATTGCAGGCGCTCGAGTTCGTCGCCGCGGTCGAGCTTGGTGGCGCCGTCGGCGCTGTAGATCGGACCCTGCTTCTTGAACGGGAACGCGTAGCTGATCGAGATCGGGCCCATCGGCGAACGCCACATCAGCGCGATACCGGCCGAGGCGCGCAGTTCGCCGGCGTCGAAGGAATCGTAGTCCTTGTAGACGTTGCCGAAGTCGACGAACGCGGACACGCGCGCGGCCGGCGTATCGAGCAGGGTCGGGAAGTACATTTCCAGCGAGCCGGTGGTCTTGAACGCGCCGCCCAGCGGCTGGGCGAAGGTGCTGCCCACGCCCGGCGATTCGCGCGGACCCAGGGTGTTGTCGGTGAAGCCGCGCACCGAGCGCACGCCGCCGGCGTAGAAGTTCTCGAAGAACGGCAGGCCGGTGGCGGTGATCGTTTCCGGCGGAAGCGGGCCGGTGGGACCGTCGCGGTCGATCACGCGGCTGGTGTCGCTGCCGTAGCTGTCGCCGTAACCGAGTTCGGCGCGGGTGTTGAGCACCAGATGGCGCGACAGCGGCCAGAACTTGGAGAAGTTGTAGTTGATCTTGTAGTACTCGACCGTCGAGCCGGGCAGGGTCGCTTCCAGCCAGATGCGCTGCTGGGTGCCGGCGGTCGGGGTCAGCGCGTGGTTGAGGCTGTTGCGGCCCCAGCCGATCTGCGCGCGCCATGCGTGGAAGGTGCGGTGGCCCAGCGCATCGAGGTAATCGATGATGCTGGCCGGCGCGGTGCCTTCGAAGGCCAGGATTTCGTTGCTGTCGATGCCGATCAGGCCGGTCACCGAGTCGGTCTCGGTCAGCGGAATGCCGAGCACGACCTGACCGGTGCCGCTGGTGGTCGAGTACTGCGCGGTGTTGAAGTCGGAGTAGTCCAACTCGCGCCACGACAGGTTGTAGCCCAGCGACACGCCGTCGTCGGTGAAGTAGGGGTTGGTGTAGGAGAAGTCGTAGCGCGACTGGTAGTAGCTGCGCTGCGCCTGCACCGACACGCGGTTGCCGCTGCCGAGGAAGTTGTTCTGCGACAGCTGCACCTGGGTGGTGAGCTTGCCGAGCTGCGAATAGCCCAGGCCGAACACGAAGCTGCCCGAGGTGGTTTCCTTCAGGTTGTAGACGATGTCGACCTGATCGTTGGTGCCCGGGACCGGCTTGCTCTCGACGTCGACCGTCTCGAAATAGCCCAGGCCCTGCAGGCGGATCTTGGAACGGTCGATCGCGGCCTGCGAGTACCAGGTGCCTTCGAACTGGCGCATTTCGCGGCGCAAGACTTCGTCGCCGGTGCGGGTGTTGCCCTTGAACACCACCCGGCGCACGTTGACGCGCGGGCCGGGCACGACCTGCATGTTGATGCCGACGGTCTTGTTTTCGCGGTTCACGTCCGGAATCGGATTGACCTGCGCGAACGCGTAACCGACGTTGCCGAGCGCGGCGGTGATCGATTCGGAACTGACCTCGAGCAGGCGGCGCGAGAAAATCTGTTCGGGCTTGACGATGACCAGCTTCTCGACCTGGTCCTTCGGCAGCACCGTGTCGCCGGTGACCTGCACGCTGGAAACCTTGTACTGCTCGCCCTCGGTGATGCCGGCCGACAGGAACATGTCCTGACGGTCCGGGCTGATCGAGACCTGGGTCGAGTCGATGCTGAAATCGACGTAGCCGCGGTCGAGGTAATAGGAGTTGAGCTTTTCCAGGTCGCCGGAGAGCTTCTCGCGCGAGTACTGGTCGTCGCGGCGGTACCAGCTGAGCCAGTTGTGCTCGCGCGATTCCCAGCCGTTGACGATGTCCTTCTGCTCGAACTTGTCGTTGCCGATCAGGTTGATGTGGCGGATCTTGGCCGCCTTGCCTTCCTTGACGTTGATCGTGATGTCGACGCGGTTGCGGTCGAGGCGGTTCACCGACGGGGTGATCTCGACGTTGTACTTGCCGCGGTTGTTGTACTGGCGCGCAAGATCCTGGGTGACCTTGTCGAGCGCGAGGCGGTCGAAGGTGTCGCCTTCGGCCAGGCCGATTTCCTTCAGACCCTTGAGCAGGTCCTCGGACTTGATGTCCTTGTTGCCGGTCAGGGTCAGCTTGTTGATCGCCGGACGCTCGCTGACGGTGACCACCAGGATGTTGCCCTGGCGGTCGAGCTGCACGTCTTCGAAGAAGCCGGTCTTGTACAGCGCGCGGATGGCGTCGCCGGCCTTGGCCGTGTCCATGGTGTCGCCGCGCTCGACCGGCAGGTAGGTGAACACCGTGCCGGCGGAAATGCGTTGCAGGCCGTCGATGCGGATGTCGCTGACGGTGAACGAACCCGGGCCGGGCGCGTTCGGCGCGGCGCCCCCGAGGGAGAACGGATCGGCCGACTGGGCCAACGCGGGAATCGCCGGGGCCGAGGTCATTGCCGTGGCAAGGGCGAGGGCGAGCAGGCGGCGATTAGGAATTCGCGTCATCATTACGTCCGTTGGGGGCTGGTCTGCCAGCGTGAATGCACGCGGGCATGGGGCGAAGCGGGCCGGTTAGGCGGGGTAGATTAAGGCAGGCGTTGTAGCAAAGCGTTCGTTCGAGCGTCGGGCCGGCATCAGCGCACCAGGTTGTTCAAGATGTCGTTGTAGAACGCCAGGCCCATCAGGCTCGCGATCAACGCCAGGCCGACGAAATGTCCGGCCGCCATGACGCGTTCGCTGACCGGGCTGCCTTTGACCAGCTCGATAAGGTAATACAGCAGGTGTCCGCCGTCCAAGATCGGGATCGGCAGCAGGTTCAGGATTCCCAGGCTCAGCGACAGCATCGCCAGCAGCTGCAGGTACCAGGCCGGGCCGTTGCTGGCATAGGCGTTGGCGGCGCGGCCGATGGTCACCGGGCCGGCGACGGTGTTCTGGATCGAGACCCGGCCGGTGAAGGCGCGGCCGATCATCGCGAACAGCTCGCGGGCCTGGTGGATGCTTTCGCGAAACGCCGCCGGCACCGCGTCGATCGGGCCGTAGCGCAGGACCGCGTCGCGCTTGGGCTCGCCGATGGTGGCCGGCGGCGCCACGCCCAGGCCCCAGAATTCCTCGCCGTTTTCGCGCTTCATGCGCTTGGGCGCGATTTCCAGCGCCA
This genomic interval carries:
- the lpxD gene encoding UDP-3-O-(3-hydroxymyristoyl)glucosamine N-acyltransferase: MDELSYSAGELAERYALGLHGNADARVSGVGTLAKAGPGQLAFLANPKYRAQLLASQASIVVMREDDAREHAGTALIARDPYAAFAKISALFEPKPVREPGIHASAVIDPSAQVSPEAHIGPFVSIGARSRIEAGAMIGPGCVIGEDCVVGAGSELIARVTLVTRVRLGQRVLIHPGAVLGADGFGLAMEAGRWLKVPQLGGVSIGDDCEIGANTTIDRGAIEDTVLEEDVRLDNQIQIGHNVHIGAHSAMAGCSAAAGSARIGRYCLIGGAAGVLGHLEICDKVTITAMSLVTSSIREPGEYSSGTPLMDNRSWRKNAARFKQLDAIARRTARAREDGDAG
- the bamA gene encoding outer membrane protein assembly factor BamA, with the translated sequence MTRIPNRRLLALALATAMTSAPAIPALAQSADPFSLGGAAPNAPGPGSFTVSDIRIDGLQRISAGTVFTYLPVERGDTMDTAKAGDAIRALYKTGFFEDVQLDRQGNILVVTVSERPAINKLTLTGNKDIKSEDLLKGLKEIGLAEGDTFDRLALDKVTQDLARQYNNRGKYNVEITPSVNRLDRNRVDITINVKEGKAAKIRHINLIGNDKFEQKDIVNGWESREHNWLSWYRRDDQYSREKLSGDLEKLNSYYLDRGYVDFSIDSTQVSISPDRQDMFLSAGITEGEQYKVSSVQVTGDTVLPKDQVEKLVIVKPEQIFSRRLLEVSSESITAALGNVGYAFAQVNPIPDVNRENKTVGINMQVVPGPRVNVRRVVFKGNTRTGDEVLRREMRQFEGTWYSQAAIDRSKIRLQGLGYFETVDVESKPVPGTNDQVDIVYNLKETTSGSFVFGLGYSQLGKLTTQVQLSQNNFLGSGNRVSVQAQRSYYQSRYDFSYTNPYFTDDGVSLGYNLSWRELDYSDFNTAQYSTTSGTGQVVLGIPLTETDSVTGLIGIDSNEILAFEGTAPASIIDYLDALGHRTFHAWRAQIGWGRNSLNHALTPTAGTQQRIWLEATLPGSTVEYYKINYNFSKFWPLSRHLVLNTRAELGYGDSYGSDTSRVIDRDGPTGPLPPETITATGLPFFENFYAGGVRSVRGFTDNTLGPRESPGVGSTFAQPLGGAFKTTGSLEMYFPTLLDTPAARVSAFVDFGNVYKDYDSFDAGELRASAGIALMWRSPMGPISISYAFPFKKQGPIYSADGATKLDRGDELERLQFTFGGTF